The region GAAACCGTTGGGGAACAGATCGTAGCCAAGAGCCCTGTCCCGGTTCTTCCTGTCCGGGATACCGTGCTCTTCCCTCACGCCGTTCTTCCTCTGACGGTTGGCCGCGAAAGCTCCATCCAGCTCATCCAGTCGCTCGGCGAAGAGAAGACCATCCTTGTGGTGGCCCAGCGCGACGCGCGTCAGGACACGCCGCAACCCGCCGACTTATATGCCATTGGTACTCGCGCGACCGTCCATAAGGTCGTCAAAATGCCCAACCAGAGCCTCTTCGTCTTCACCGAAGGAAACGAGCGTGTGCATCTGGGTGAGTTCTCGCAGCTGACTCCTTTCATGATGGCCGAGGCAGAGACGATCGAAGAGATCGAGCCCGCAACCTCTCCTGAGGCCGAGGCACTGCAGCGCAATGTGGTCAGCCAGTTCCAGTCCATTGTGACCTCGTCGCCTACGCTGTCGGACGATCTCCAGACCATCGCCATCAATATCGAGGAGCCGGGCCGTCTGGCCGACTTTATCGCTTCATCCCTGCCATTTCTCACCACGACGGACAAGCAGGAGCTGCTCGAAACTCCGGATGTCTCGGCACGTTTGGAGCGCATTAACAAGCATCTTGCCAAGGAGCTTGAGGTTCAGCAGCTCCGCAACAAGATCCAGAGCGAGGTGCAGGATTCCGTCCAGCAGTCGCAGCGCGACTACTACCTGCGCGAGCAGATGAAGGCCATTCAGAAGGAGTTGGGCGATCTCGACGACTCGCAGAAGGACATCGCCGAGCTGAAAGAGAAGATCGAAAACGCCGGGATGCCCGACGAGGTCAAGAAAGATGCCCTCAAGGAACTTAGCCGCCTCAGCCGCATGAACGCCATGGCTGCCGATTACGGTCTCACTCGCAACTATGTGGAGTGGCTGGCTGTGCTGCCGTGGGCAAAGAGTTCGGCCAGCGAGATCGATATCGCCAAGGCGAAGGAGATTCTCGATGCGGACCACTACGGCTTGCAGAAGGTGAAGGACCGCATTCTGGACTATCTCTCTGTCCGTCGTTTGAAGCCGGACATGAAAGGGCCGATCCTATGCTTTGTCGGGCCTCCGGGTGTGGGTAAAACCTCGCTTGGGCGTTCGATTGCCAAGTCGCTGGGGCGCAAGTTCTCGCGCATCTCGCTGGGCGGTATGCATGACGAGGCGGAGATCCGTGGCCATCGCCGTACCTATATCGGTGCGCTGCCTGGCCAGATCATCCAGAACCTGAAGCGCGTCGAGACGAACGACCCTGTCTTTATGCTCGACGAGATCGACAAGCTGGGCCGCGACTTCCGTGGCGATCCCGCCAGCGCGCTGCTTGAGACGTTAGACCCGGAACAAAACAACACGTTCCGCGACAACTATCTCGACCAGCCGTTCGATCTCTCGAAGGTGCTCTTTATCTGCACGGCTAACCAGCTCGATACCGTTCCTGCGCCGTTGCTGGACCGCATGGAGATCATCGAGCTGACCGGCTATACCGAGGAGGAGAAGGTCAACATCGCTGAGCGTTACTTGATTCCGCGCCAGATCAAGGAGAACGGTATCGATCCGGCAATGGTCGAGTTCCCAACGCCAAGCGTGCACCTGATCGCGCGTCACTACACGCGCGAGGCAGGCGTCCGCAAGCTCGAACAGCTGATCGGAACGGTCTGCCGCAAGGTGGCCCGTCGTGTGGCCGAAGGCAAGACGGACAAGGTCGTCATTACGCCCGAGACGGTGCACGAGTTTCTTGGCGGCATCAAGGTTCGTGTCGATACTGAGATCGCCGAGCGCACGAAGCGCCCCGGCGTCGCAGTCGGCCTTGCCTGGACGCCCGCTGGAGGCGATGTGCTCTTCATCGAAGCCAACCGTATGAA is a window of Edaphobacter dinghuensis DNA encoding:
- the lon gene encoding endopeptidase La, whose translation is MSNDFVSVIQPKASKNGETVGEQIVAKSPVPVLPVRDTVLFPHAVLPLTVGRESSIQLIQSLGEEKTILVVAQRDARQDTPQPADLYAIGTRATVHKVVKMPNQSLFVFTEGNERVHLGEFSQLTPFMMAEAETIEEIEPATSPEAEALQRNVVSQFQSIVTSSPTLSDDLQTIAINIEEPGRLADFIASSLPFLTTTDKQELLETPDVSARLERINKHLAKELEVQQLRNKIQSEVQDSVQQSQRDYYLREQMKAIQKELGDLDDSQKDIAELKEKIENAGMPDEVKKDALKELSRLSRMNAMAADYGLTRNYVEWLAVLPWAKSSASEIDIAKAKEILDADHYGLQKVKDRILDYLSVRRLKPDMKGPILCFVGPPGVGKTSLGRSIAKSLGRKFSRISLGGMHDEAEIRGHRRTYIGALPGQIIQNLKRVETNDPVFMLDEIDKLGRDFRGDPASALLETLDPEQNNTFRDNYLDQPFDLSKVLFICTANQLDTVPAPLLDRMEIIELTGYTEEEKVNIAERYLIPRQIKENGIDPAMVEFPTPSVHLIARHYTREAGVRKLEQLIGTVCRKVARRVAEGKTDKVVITPETVHEFLGGIKVRVDTEIAERTKRPGVAVGLAWTPAGGDVLFIEANRMKGKGGFTITGQIGDVMKESMQAALTWVRSNAASFGLDEDFTKDADLHIHVPAGAIPKDGPSAGVTMATALVSLLTNTPIHPLTAMTGEITLSGNVLPVGGIKEKFLAAKRAGVRDVIMPTECKQQVDEDLTPDQIEGVTIHYASHIEDVLAVALPHTKREAVHDEQVREEVLQAAV